One stretch of Streptomyces sp. MMBL 11-1 DNA includes these proteins:
- the lxmJ gene encoding F420-dependent peptide dehydroalanine reductase LxmJ, whose protein sequence is MNPAVLYPLQPDHPELVAPFAALVGRSEARRLWMCQSFRAETHQTLAYLAGAGHTVPVGMSVTLLPLRHPYEAALQARSLALLTGEPVVAGFGIGNPDFVAGLAGRPYASPRTAVRDYLRSVRALLDGEPVAASGPYHHLHGTLPELPHAPRVEVGAGVLRPGMARTAGEVADVAVTWMTPPAYVAGTLLPALQEGAAEAGRPRPPRLATSVHVVVDRPGRDVRGMAYAATAGHVATPHYAAMLRAAGLDLDPHDPAGTVDALLRDRVVVAGSPEEIAGTLDEYRRAGVDEVLLNPTGVLLGEGVHAAVADLEEIVGACRSFLPDHQQEAASAGPPERPGG, encoded by the coding sequence GTGAACCCGGCCGTTCTCTACCCGCTCCAGCCCGACCACCCCGAACTGGTCGCCCCCTTCGCGGCGCTCGTCGGGCGCTCGGAGGCCCGGCGCCTGTGGATGTGCCAGTCCTTCCGGGCCGAGACCCACCAGACGCTCGCCTATCTGGCGGGCGCGGGGCACACGGTCCCGGTCGGGATGAGTGTGACGCTGCTCCCGCTGCGTCACCCCTACGAGGCGGCGCTCCAGGCCCGGTCGCTGGCGCTGCTCACCGGCGAACCGGTCGTCGCGGGTTTCGGCATCGGCAACCCGGACTTCGTGGCCGGGCTGGCCGGGCGCCCCTACGCCAGCCCGCGCACCGCGGTCCGCGACTATCTGAGGTCGGTACGCGCCCTCCTGGACGGCGAGCCGGTGGCGGCCAGCGGCCCGTACCACCACCTCCACGGCACGTTGCCGGAGCTTCCGCACGCGCCGCGGGTCGAGGTGGGCGCGGGGGTGCTCCGGCCCGGCATGGCGCGTACCGCCGGTGAGGTGGCGGATGTCGCCGTCACGTGGATGACGCCACCCGCCTACGTGGCGGGCACGCTGCTCCCGGCGCTCCAGGAGGGCGCGGCGGAAGCGGGCAGGCCACGGCCGCCCCGCCTCGCGACCTCCGTCCACGTCGTCGTCGACCGTCCCGGCCGTGACGTCCGGGGCATGGCGTACGCCGCGACCGCCGGCCATGTGGCGACGCCGCACTACGCGGCGATGCTCCGTGCCGCCGGACTGGACCTGGATCCGCACGACCCGGCGGGCACCGTGGACGCCCTGCTGCGCGACCGGGTGGTGGTGGCGGGGAGCCCCGAGGAGATCGCCGGCACGCTCGACGAGTACCGGCGGGCCGGGGTGGACGAGGTGCTGCTCAACCCCACCGGGGTCCTGCTCGGAGAGGGTGTGCACGCGGCCGTGGCGGATCTTGAGGAGATCGTCGGAGCCTGTCGCAGCTTCCTGCCGGACCACCAGCAGGAAGCTGCGTCCGCCGGGCCGCCGGAGCGGCCCGGCGGCTGA
- a CDS encoding ABC transporter ATP-binding protein, whose amino-acid sequence MAVRPVAVALVAAALVAAALRGRVIRRSPLPSPHDDGTPMTEQQDRTEHVRPEHPPRAGGSVVFSNVTKTFGGQKALDDVSFALRPGKVTGLLGPNGAGKSTLLRILLGLARPDAGTAQVLGGEPLSVPEQARRVGVVMDAIGFHPRVTVRRQLEISARSLGLPSSRIAEVIDQVGLDGAERKRVKACSTGMRQRLALAVALLPDPGLLILDEPLNGLDPDGIRWMRRLVERSAADGRTVLIASHLLSEVEQSVDDVVVLRRSVLFTGSLQELVRRGGGRLEDAYFALVEGASAASRTEVTHA is encoded by the coding sequence GTGGCCGTCCGGCCCGTGGCGGTCGCGCTCGTGGCCGCCGCGCTCGTGGCCGCGGCGCTCCGTGGCCGCGTCATCCGCAGGAGCCCCCTTCCCTCTCCCCACGACGACGGAACCCCCATGACCGAACAGCAGGACAGGACAGAACACGTGCGACCAGAACATCCGCCCCGGGCAGGCGGCAGCGTCGTCTTCTCCAACGTGACGAAGACGTTCGGCGGCCAGAAGGCACTCGACGACGTCAGCTTCGCGCTGCGGCCGGGCAAGGTCACCGGTCTGCTCGGCCCCAACGGCGCGGGCAAGAGCACGCTGCTGCGGATCCTGCTCGGGCTGGCCCGCCCCGACGCGGGGACCGCGCAGGTCCTGGGCGGGGAGCCGCTGTCCGTTCCGGAGCAGGCGCGGCGGGTCGGCGTGGTCATGGACGCGATCGGCTTCCACCCGCGCGTGACGGTCCGCCGTCAGCTGGAGATCTCGGCCCGTTCCCTGGGGCTGCCGTCCTCGCGCATCGCCGAGGTGATCGACCAGGTCGGTCTCGACGGTGCGGAGCGCAAGCGGGTGAAGGCGTGCTCCACCGGCATGCGACAGCGGCTCGCGCTCGCCGTCGCCCTGCTTCCCGATCCCGGACTGCTCATCCTGGACGAGCCGTTGAACGGTCTCGATCCCGACGGGATCCGCTGGATGCGCCGCCTCGTCGAGCGCTCCGCCGCCGATGGGCGGACCGTGCTGATCGCCAGTCATCTGCTCTCCGAGGTCGAGCAGAGCGTCGATGACGTGGTCGTGCTGCGTCGCTCGGTGCTGTTCACGGGTTCCCTCCAGGAGCTGGTGCGACGCGGCGGGGGACGCCTGGAGGACGCCTACTTCGCACTCGTCGAGGGTGCGTCCGCCGCGTCCCGTACGGAGGTCACCCATGCCTGA
- a CDS encoding ABC transporter permease, which yields MPEILRNQLSAELLKLRSGVALPVLLLVALAFCALGQFGLVYAESDPASAGAGLTGNIVGLGASAALFGGLFGALHVTNEFSSGSIGRTVLYAPGRSSVVAAKLLTAALSGLLFGIAAVVSSFAVGFTALAARDAELAVDGATWTTAAAVLTICTLAGPWGAAIGFVVRSRLGAVLGLVVWGTLGQVLVLGQLPEVGRFLPEGAQYALLGDTSAFPEALAAPYGLLLIVGWAVAASLAGGRLFVRRDI from the coding sequence ATGCCTGAGATCCTGCGCAACCAGCTCTCCGCGGAACTGCTCAAGCTCCGCTCGGGCGTGGCGCTCCCCGTGCTGCTCCTGGTCGCCCTGGCCTTCTGCGCGCTGGGGCAGTTCGGCCTCGTGTACGCGGAGTCCGACCCCGCGTCCGCCGGGGCCGGGCTCACCGGGAACATCGTCGGCCTCGGCGCGTCCGCCGCCCTCTTCGGCGGGCTCTTCGGCGCCCTGCACGTGACCAACGAGTTCAGCTCCGGTTCGATCGGCCGCACGGTCCTGTACGCGCCCGGACGTTCCTCGGTCGTCGCCGCCAAGCTGCTGACCGCGGCCCTGTCCGGCCTGCTCTTCGGCATCGCGGCGGTCGTGAGCTCCTTCGCCGTCGGCTTCACCGCCCTCGCGGCCAGGGACGCCGAGCTCGCCGTGGACGGGGCCACCTGGACGACCGCCGCCGCCGTCCTGACGATCTGTACCCTGGCCGGCCCGTGGGGCGCGGCGATCGGGTTCGTCGTGCGCAGCCGCCTCGGCGCGGTTCTCGGCCTGGTCGTGTGGGGCACCCTCGGCCAGGTGCTGGTCCTCGGTCAGCTCCCGGAGGTGGGCCGGTTCCTTCCCGAGGGAGCGCAGTACGCCCTGCTCGGTGACACGTCGGCCTTCCCGGAAGCCCTGGCAGCCCCGTACGGCCTGCTGCTGATCGTGGGGTGGGCGGTGGCCGCGTCCCTCGCGGGCGGCCGTCTCTTCGTCCGGCGCGACATCTGA
- a CDS encoding helix-turn-helix transcriptional regulator, with protein sequence MFRNLGGGEMTTSHTNATHPHGITELCEAGGRLYATALRSGRIARCELEPAPCLMEFALLHPDPDDPGWLRPVPPSAALAQHLHPIEREIQERRRHSVELTECFEPFMDISAQGPPTTHAITVLEGVNRINAALDLATTECRAEVLTVQPGGGRNEDQLSKSLERGLSVVHRGVRIRTLYQHTVRHSPSTLAYAERIANDNVEIRTLEELIERLIVFDRTVAFIPAQDDRQVALELRHPGLVEYLVKVFEQLWTRAAPLLEEVKYDPMPQGISGVQRSIAQLLVEGHVDDSIARRLGMNVRTCRAHVAKLSAALGSSSRAQLGYLIARSGILESGPEHAIPPGAGT encoded by the coding sequence ATGTTCAGGAACCTGGGGGGTGGAGAAATGACCACAAGCCACACAAATGCGACACATCCTCACGGGATCACCGAACTGTGCGAAGCGGGGGGACGTCTTTACGCCACCGCACTCCGGTCCGGCCGCATCGCCCGATGCGAGCTGGAACCCGCTCCGTGCCTGATGGAATTCGCCCTGCTCCATCCCGATCCGGACGACCCGGGCTGGCTCCGGCCGGTGCCGCCGTCGGCGGCGCTGGCCCAGCACCTGCATCCCATAGAACGCGAGATACAGGAACGCCGACGGCATTCGGTGGAACTGACCGAGTGCTTCGAGCCTTTCATGGACATCAGCGCCCAGGGCCCGCCCACGACGCACGCCATCACCGTGCTGGAGGGCGTCAACCGGATCAACGCGGCCCTCGACCTCGCGACCACGGAGTGCCGGGCCGAGGTGCTCACCGTCCAGCCGGGCGGCGGCCGGAACGAGGACCAGCTCAGCAAGTCGCTGGAGCGCGGGCTGTCGGTCGTCCACCGCGGGGTACGCATCCGCACCCTCTACCAGCACACGGTGCGCCACAGCCCCAGCACCCTGGCCTACGCCGAGCGCATAGCCAACGACAACGTGGAGATCCGGACGCTCGAAGAACTCATCGAGCGCCTGATCGTCTTCGACCGCACGGTCGCTTTCATTCCCGCGCAGGACGACCGCCAGGTCGCCCTCGAACTGCGCCACCCCGGCCTCGTCGAATACCTCGTGAAGGTCTTCGAACAACTCTGGACCCGTGCCGCGCCTCTCCTCGAAGAGGTCAAGTACGACCCCATGCCCCAGGGAATCAGTGGCGTTCAGCGTTCCATCGCCCAACTCCTCGTCGAGGGGCACGTCGACGATTCCATCGCCCGCCGGCTCGGCATGAACGTCCGGACCTGCCGTGCGCACGTGGCCAAACTCTCCGCCGCTCTGGGCAGCAGCAGCCGCGCCCAGCTCGGCTATCTGATCGCACGTTCGGGAATCCTGGAATCGGGCCCCGAACACGCGATCCCCCCGGGCGCCGGGACGTGA
- a CDS encoding 5'-nucleotidase → MYKRMLRSALAASFVAALGLGLTGVGVMGGSGEQKAVQAAAPGDIGWNAHAAAPGDIGWAAPAATPGDIGWFAPAAAPGDIGWVAPARTVA, encoded by the coding sequence ATGTACAAGCGAATGCTTCGCTCGGCGCTTGCCGCCTCGTTCGTCGCGGCCCTTGGACTCGGGCTGACGGGCGTCGGCGTCATGGGCGGCAGCGGCGAGCAGAAGGCTGTTCAGGCTGCAGCACCCGGTGACATCGGCTGGAACGCGCACGCCGCGGCTCCGGGTGACATCGGCTGGGCCGCACCTGCCGCAACCCCGGGTGACATCGGCTGGTTCGCGCCCGCCGCCGCCCCGGGTGACATCGGCTGGGTCGCTCCGGCCCGTACGGTCGCATGA
- a CDS encoding TIGR03618 family F420-dependent PPOX class oxidoreductase, with protein MADVHDPAPAYVAFWRESHLSTLTTPRPDGTPHVVPVCVTYDPEAKVARVITDGGSRKVANIRAAGPGGARVAVCQIDRARWATLEGVAVIRTEPEAVADAEARHEARYGRPPRINPTRVVIEITLDRALGKA; from the coding sequence ATGGCAGACGTACACGACCCCGCTCCCGCATACGTCGCGTTCTGGCGCGAGAGCCACCTGTCCACCCTGACGACGCCCCGCCCGGACGGCACGCCGCACGTGGTGCCGGTGTGCGTGACGTACGACCCGGAGGCCAAGGTGGCGCGCGTGATCACCGACGGGGGCAGCCGCAAGGTCGCCAACATCCGGGCCGCGGGTCCCGGCGGGGCGCGCGTGGCCGTCTGCCAGATCGACAGGGCCCGCTGGGCGACCCTGGAGGGCGTCGCGGTCATCCGCACGGAGCCGGAGGCCGTCGCGGACGCGGAGGCCCGCCACGAGGCGCGCTACGGACGCCCCCCGCGGATCAACCCCACCCGGGTCGTCATCGAGATCACCCTCGACCGGGCGCTCGGCAAGGCCTGA